One Nematostella vectensis chromosome 10, jaNemVect1.1, whole genome shotgun sequence genomic window carries:
- the LOC5519153 gene encoding ADP,ATP carrier protein 3, mitochondrial: protein MASQKKLHFVENFGLSGAAAIISKTAAAPIERVKLLVQNQDEMLKAGRLDHPYKGVIDCTSRTYRSEGFLSFWRGNLANCIRYFPTQALNFAFKDQVKALFKPKKTDSNAIKFSKNIASGGAAGAMSLFFVYSLDYCRTRLANDAKVGKKGGERQFNGMIDVYKKTIASDGLVGLYRGFVISCVGIIVYRGFYFGLYDTLKPILLGEDAGVVISFVLGYGVTVSAGLASYPIDTIRRRMMMTSGEAVKYKGSIDCTIQILKKEGAMSLMKGAGANILRGMAGAGVLAGFDKFKELYVNFRFAEN from the exons ATGGCAAGCCAAAAGAAACTTCACTTCGTTGAGAATTTTGGTCTTAGCGGTGCTGCCGCCATTATTTCCAAGACCGCTGCTGCTCCCATTGAGCGTGTAAAGCTGCTGGTCCAGAACCAGGATGAGATGTTGAAAGCAGGACGCCTGGATCATCCTTACAAAGGCGTCATCGACTGTACCTCAAGAACATACAGATCTGAAGGATTTCTTTCCTTCTGGAGAG GTAACCTGGCAAACTGCATTAGGTACTTCCCCACTCAGGCTCTAAACTTTGCCTTCAAGGATCAAGTCAAGGCTCTTTTCAAGCCCAAAAAGACTGACAGCAATGCCATCAAGTTCAGCAAAAACATTGCCTCCGGTGGTGCTGCCGGTGCCATGTCTCTGTTCTTTGTCTATTCCCTTGACTACTGCCGTACAAGATTAGCCAATGATGCCAAGGTAGGAAAGAAAGGAGGAGAGCGCCAGTTCAATGGCATGATCGATGTCTACAAGAAAACCATTGCCAGTGATGGTCTTGTGGGTCTTTACCGTGGGTTTGTCATCTCATGCGTCGGGATCATCGTGTACCGTGGCTTCTACTTCGGCCTGTATGACACCCTGAAGCCTATCCTTCTGGGTGAGGATGCAGGTGTCGTCATCTCATTTGTTCTTGGTTATGGTGTAACTGTCAGTGCTGGTTTGGCTTCCTACCCCATCGACACCATCCGCCGAAGAATGATGATGACCTCTGGCGAAGCCGTTAAGTACAAGGGCTCTATCGATTGCACCATCCAGATCTTGAAGAAAGAAGGAGCTATGTCGCTGATGAAGGGAGCTGGAGCCAACATCCTCAGGGGTATGGCCGGGGCTGGTGTACTTGCTGGATTTGACAAATTCAAGGAGTTGTACGTCAACTTCCGGTTTGCGGAAAACTAA